Proteins found in one Micropterus dolomieu isolate WLL.071019.BEF.003 ecotype Adirondacks linkage group LG12, ASM2129224v1, whole genome shotgun sequence genomic segment:
- the gemin2 gene encoding gem-associated protein 2 — protein MKSDVEELMPRLLPVEFGTSTEALDLNGPPRNPREYLRQVQLEASLCPEVVVAHIDPKKLKKKQTVNASVAGCHAAPVGFSPSLSWQQQQVSNFSDIRQSIAKNRKHWSNQTLDDNVQMPKLTDEDGWKRFCLGEAVYLGTLSCQTDALAEPALDYSKVGFPPFLSIVSRLNQSTVLMLLEILICWFEEHGFVPQLVSLVY, from the exons atGAAGTCGGACGTGGAAGAGTTGATGCCGAGGCTGCTTCCCGTTGAGTTTGGAACCAGTACTGAGGCCCTGGACCTGAACGGTCCCCCGAGAAACCCCCGGGAATACCTCCGACAAGTCCA GTTGGAGGCATCACTGTGTCCAGAGGTGGTGGTTGCTCACATTGACCCCAAGAAActgaagaagaaacaaactGTTAATGCCTCT gtggCAGGTTGCCATGCTGCTCCAGTGGGTTTCTCCCCCAGTCTCAgttggcagcagcagcaagtcAGTAACTTCTCAGATATCAGACAG AGCATCGCAAAGAACAGGAAACACTGGAGCAACCAGACTCTGGATGATAACGTGCAGATG CCAAAGCTAACAGATGAGGACGGCTGGAAAAGATTTTGTTTAGGAGAGGCGGTCTATCTGGGCACCTTGTCCTGCCAAACAGATGCTCTAGCAGAGCCAGCGCTGGACTATAGCAag GTGGGCTTCCCTCCCTTTCTAAGCATAGTCAGCAGACTGAACCAG TCCACAGTGCTGATGCTGCTGGAAATTCTAATCTGTTGGTTTGAGGAACACGGGTTTGTTCCACAGTTGGTGAGTTTAGTTTATTAA